In Methanosphaera cuniculi, a single window of DNA contains:
- a CDS encoding helix-hairpin-helix domain-containing protein produces the protein MSTYKDLQILSNAAFYDKCNTRNYNRDNILRKNTDDCIYNAKMGNREIPLFKILLTNKCKNDCAYCINCSKHKNQKVELTPEELAHCYMKYYEDNTAEGLFLSSGIKKDADQTMHELIETAHILRNKYSYQGYIHLKVIPGATRDDIKHAMQLADRVSINIESATSEGLSDLATTKDYNKDIIKRISWISRLSNRHHELAPSGFTTQLIVGANDETDKQIIDQTHHLRKKYKITNNYFSSFIPVKDTPLENKKISDPMRTNRLYQIEYLFSQYHIKKDELIFNDDGFLNLKEDPKYNIAVNNMDKYPIDVNTASYNELIHIPGIGIKTARRIKALKRKNKKITSLKQLKDMGANINRCKTFVKIKGQYQSTLF, from the coding sequence ATGAGTACATATAAAGATCTTCAAATATTATCAAATGCTGCATTTTATGATAAATGTAACACACGAAATTATAACCGTGATAATATACTACGAAAAAATACTGATGATTGTATTTATAATGCTAAGATGGGAAATCGGGAAATACCTTTATTTAAAATACTTCTCACAAACAAGTGTAAAAATGACTGTGCATACTGTATAAACTGCAGTAAACATAAAAATCAAAAGGTAGAACTAACGCCTGAAGAACTTGCCCATTGTTATATGAAATACTATGAAGATAATACTGCAGAAGGACTATTTCTAAGTTCAGGTATTAAAAAAGATGCAGATCAAACAATGCATGAATTAATAGAAACAGCTCATATTTTACGTAATAAATACTCATATCAGGGATATATTCATCTTAAAGTTATACCAGGAGCAACACGTGATGATATTAAACATGCAATGCAACTTGCAGATCGTGTAAGTATCAACATAGAATCAGCAACATCTGAAGGATTAAGTGATCTTGCAACAACTAAAGATTATAATAAAGATATAATTAAAAGAATATCTTGGATATCACGATTATCAAACCGGCACCATGAATTAGCACCATCAGGCTTTACAACACAACTTATTGTAGGTGCTAATGATGAGACAGATAAACAGATAATAGATCAAACGCATCATTTACGTAAAAAATATAAAATTACAAATAATTACTTTAGTTCCTTTATACCTGTAAAAGACACTCCACTTGAAAATAAGAAAATATCAGATCCAATGCGTACAAACAGGTTATATCAGATAGAATACCTATTTAGCCAGTATCATATTAAAAAAGATGAACTCATATTTAATGATGATGGCTTTTTAAATTTAAAAGAAGATCCTAAATATAATATTGCAGTAAATAACATGGATAAATATCCTATTGATGTAAACACAGCATCATATAATGAACTTATTCATATACCAGGTATTGGAATTAAAACAGCACGGCGTATAAAAGCACTAAAACGTAAAAATAAGAAAATTACAAGTTT
- a CDS encoding LemA family protein, translated as MSMWILLIIIVLIVILIFYIISLYNKLIDLKNRVKNAWAQVDVQLQRRNDLIPNLVNTVKGYATHEKSTFEEVTQARANMANAQGVAEIVEANNQLTGALKSLFAVAEAYPDLKANTNFINLQEQLSETEDKISYARQFYNDTVLQYNNMCQQFPSSIIANHFNFKEAESFEVEDQSVRSVPKVEF; from the coding sequence ATGTCAATGTGGATTTTATTAATTATAATTGTTCTAATTGTAATTTTAATATTTTATATAATAAGTTTGTATAATAAGCTTATTGACTTAAAAAATAGGGTTAAAAATGCATGGGCACAAGTTGATGTACAACTTCAAAGACGTAATGATCTTATACCAAACCTTGTAAATACAGTGAAAGGTTATGCAACTCATGAAAAATCAACATTTGAAGAAGTAACACAAGCACGTGCAAATATGGCAAATGCACAGGGTGTTGCTGAAATTGTTGAAGCTAACAATCAACTAACAGGTGCACTTAAATCACTTTTTGCAGTAGCTGAAGCATATCCTGATTTAAAGGCAAATACAAACTTTATAAATTTACAAGAACAATTGTCAGAAACAGAGGATAAAATATCATATGCAAGACAATTTTATAATGATACAGTACTACAATATAACAATATGTGTCAACAATTCCCAAGTAGTATTATAGCAAATCATTTTAACTTTAAAGAAGCAGAAAGCTTTGAAGTAGAAGATCAATCTGTACGTTCTGTACCAAAAGTTGAATTCTAA